Below is a window of Bacillota bacterium DNA.
CGATGCACTGACCACAAATATTAAAGGATATAATACAATAATTAGGATAATGCATAGTAAAAGGTAATTTGTAAAACTAAACAACTTATCTGATTTACTTGTACTTATCATTTATTTACCTCCTACCATAAACTGGTTTCACCAATACGTTTTGCGATAGTATTTACCAGAATCAACAATCCAAAGTTGATAACAGAGTTAAATAAACCAACAGCTGCCGAAAAGCTAAATTGCGCCCCTAATAATCCACTTCTATAAACATACGTTGATATTACATCAGATGACTCCATATTAAGCGGATTCTGCATTAGAAATACTTTTTCAAAACCTACATTCATTATTCCGCCAGCACTTAGTATAAACAAAATAACAATTGTAGGTATAATTCCTGGAATATTAATATGCCATATTCTTTGTAATCTTGATGCTCCGTCAATAATTGCCGCTTCATGTAGCTGTACATCTATTGTAGTTAATGCTGCTAGGTATATTATCGAACCCCATCCTGAACTCTGCCAGATTCCAGACCATACATAGATGCTTTTGAAAAGTTCAGGTTTCGTCATGAATGATATTGGTTCACCACCAAGTGATTTAATAATTTGGTTAATAATACCTGTAGATGGTGAAAGAAATGCCAGAATCATTCCTACCATTACTACAGTAGATATAAAATGTGGAGCATAAGTAACAGTTTGTACCAATTTTTTGAAATACTTGTTTCTAACTTCATTTATCATTAATGCTAAAATAATGGGTATAGGGAACCCAGCTACCAGTGAGTAAAGAGCTATACCAGCAGTGTTTTTTATTAGTATCCAAAAGTAGTATGAATTTAGAAATCTATTTAAGTGCTTCATACCAACCCAGGGGCTACCCCAAATACCCTTAGTTGCAATAAAATCTTTAAACGCTATTTGTACCCCATACATTGGTGCATAATGGAAAACTATAAAATAGGTTAAGGATGGTAATATAAATAGATATAATTGATATGTATTAAACATTTTTTTTATTTTTTTATTTTTTATATTGAACTTTCTTGTTAGAGTATTCTTTGAAATACCAACCCTATTATTCATGCTTATTAAACACACCCTTTCTTGCCAGTTTCCCTATATATGGGAATTTTTACGTACGTAGAACTATATGGTATGTACTGTATTAATTACTCTTTACTATTCAATCACCCCTTTTATCAGTTACCCGGGTTTGGTACCAAAGTTGAAAATATATTAAATGCTTAGATTCGTTTAGTATTTAAATTTGGCACCGCAAACTTAAATAATTTAATAAAGCTTGATATACCTAAATATAGCATTGTTTTTCCAAAAATACAATTGGTCATTCTTGCACTCATATGCTAAATTTAATTTTGACACTCTAAGCTTCCAGTTTCTTTTTTGAATAAAGTTTTCTATATTCTCCTGGTGTAATACCTTCACTAAACTTAAATAGCCTCATAAAACTTGATACATCTATATAACCTACATCTCGAACAATCTCTTTTATTGATTTAGTACTTTGGACAAGTAATCTTTTTGTTTCTTCTATACGCAGATTTCTAATATAGTCTACAAAACAGTAACCGGTCTGTTCTTTAAAGAAACGACTTAAGTAAAATGGAGAAATATTAAATTGAGCCGCTACCTGTTCTAGATTCAACATATAATTTTTATAATTGGTGTTAACATAGTTTATTATACTATCACGCAACTCATTGTTTCTGCTTTCTTTGCTTGATTCAATATATTTACAAATGCTTGTTCCAAGGTTAATAAGTTTTTGTGACAGTTCGTTAACTGAAGTAAATTCAATAATATCCCATACGTAATTTTGAATTTCATCTATGTTCATATCATTAATAGTTTTAATAATACTATTCACTATATCATAACAAATTGATCTTAGCATTGCCAATGATAAATTTCTCTCCTCAATATTCTCTTTTATGTCATTAACTATTTCTATATATTGCTCAATATTTCCCTGTTTTAACGCATGTATAAGGCGGGTTTTATCCTCTATCGGGTACCAGTATGAATTCTTTTTCAAAGCTACGATATCATCTATTACAATTATCTGTCCTGAGCCCCTTATAAATTTATATTCAAGTGCAGCTAGAGCTTCTGTGAAAGAACGATTTAACTCAAGTAAATCATGGCAAGCTTTACCAACGCCAATAGTAACTATTAAATTAAACTGCTCCTTGAAAAAATTTTGAAGTGTTCCCGCAAGATTACAGCGCTCAAATTTATGATTATCTTCACTACTAATATTAAAGACGAAAACTAATGCATTTTCTCCAATTAATCTGGTAGCATATGAATCATATAATATCTGATAATCTTTAATTACTTCAAAAAAGTTACCTCTACCATTCTGCATCAAATAATCTAAATTACTTTCTTCAATTTCAACAACTATTACACAAAAATATGGACCATATAATTTCAGCTTTGTATAATTTAGAACATTACCAGCTTCAATATCATTATTAATTTCACCTCTGAGAAGCATTGTAATTCCTTGTTCCTTAATATATGGAAGCTGCTTGTCTATTTGGGCTATTAGCTTATGATTTTCGTCTATAGTATCTTTCATTATATTCTTTATAAAATCAATTTCATTATATATATATTTATTTAAATTCTTAGAGCTATAGCGTTCAATGTCTATCCTTAGTTTTTTAATAGGTTTATAATTATTAATGGATAAAATAAGTGTTACCACTATTCCCAATACCAATACTAATAATAGTATTTGCAATACGACTGTTTTACTATAATGTACCCTATATAGGAATTGGGCTGTAGGCATAACAATAAAATATGTCCATCCTGTTAACTCTGACCTGGTGCTTAGAAGACAATATTTAGTATTTTCTACTGTTATTTCAGTTATTCCTTGTTGTTTATTGTCATTTAAATAATTAATAATCTCTAGTTTTTCTTCAAATTTATTACTATCTTTTGAAACTAGTATTTCATTATTTGTATTTAATATATAAACACTTCCTTGTGATTCTTCCAATATGTCATTTATCAAACTTTCCAATACTCTTTTTCGTATTGTAATTATTACAGTTGCATTGGGATTTTTTGAGGTAGGAGTTATTGGATATAAAAATGTAAGAATTTCTACTTGTTCTCTGTCATTTAAATTTACCTTCTCAACCCTTCTGACAGTTCGTTTTGCAATTGTATTAATATCACTGTAAAATTGCTTAAAACCCCATTTGTCAAACCTATATAATCTATTTATTAAAACATCAATAGTACATTTGCCTTTTGAAGAATAAATTGAATTATCACCTCTGTAATATAGAAAAATATCATCTATAAAAGCGTTATTTGTTATATAATTGCTTAATTCTTCAATACCTTCATAAGACTTATAATCATTACTTGTCAGCATGCATTTTGCTAATTTAAGATTATTTGAGATTTTTATAGTAATTTCATCCAACTGTTTAATCTGCAAGTCCATTATATCTTTAACTTTATTCAATTTTGTTAAATTTGATGTTTCAATTTCTTTCCTCAAGTTTATTACAGTATCTTGATATAGTAATCCTCCAATAATAGCTAATGGTATAAATAATATTATTAAATATGAAAAAAAATATTTGTAGAATATACTAAACCTAATATTAATTTTCATATTATTGAACACCCCTTAAATAAATTGGTTCAGGGTTTACTATTTACTAATTGTTCAATTAATAAGGTAAAAAGCCCGTAAATACTCTATTACTATAGTACTAAATATAAAGTAAAGTAGTTATTCTTGCTATAATATGCCAAATTTAACATTTAAGCTTTTTCTACAAGTAATACAGCTTATCCTTTAAACTTAATATGGAATAAGCTGTATTACTGTTTTACTGTTTTACTGTTTTACTGTTTTATCTACCATTTTACATAACATTCTGTTTATTATATAATATTATCCTTTTTTCAATTTTAAGCTATAGCTAATTTATATTTAAGCACACTGTCAAACTACACTATCAGACTGTTCTATCAACATTCATGATTAAACTTCAACGCAGCCTTATATCCAGGCAATGCTCCTTCTATTACTTGTTTAACCTGTTTTATCTTCCAGTTAAGGTGGTATACATCAGTCATATATTCCATACTTGGTTCCCAACCAAGTCTAGAATCTACTTCCACGAGAGGTATAGTATCTTCGGCATTTTTAATTTCATCCTTACCTATTTCAATCATTTTATCAACCAACTCATCTATCCTGTTTTCATCAGTTTCAATAAATAATTGCATTTTTAATATGTACCACTTCTTAACATTTATAGTTGTCTTAACACAATTAACGATAAACTTACCGAGGTTTATCATGTAAAAAGCATCTTGCTTTTTATTATCGGGAAGCCTGTCATAGACTTTCTCAAGACATTTAACTCCATGCTGGAAACATTCCTTCATTTTTTCCAGCCTTTCTATTTCAACAGGCAACCTATATTGGAAAAGGGAACTCCTGCCATTATCATGAGAGGTATAGTTTGTATTACATATTCTGTTGCCGCCAAACATGGCATATGGCACAGAAGGTATTTGTGCACCATGTCTGAAAACAAGAGGATATGATGGTCCTATTCTGAAAGGCCCATATTGATCTTCATTGGTTGATACATAATTTCTTATTCCTTCGCTCCAAGCCTTCCACGCCTCAATAACTATGTCTTCATTGCCTTCACCAAAATCCCTTCTTGCTATCATTCTACATACCTCATCACTTGATGGTGAGGGAGACCAGTACGACCATTTTGCTACCTCACTTACAAATGAAGGCCACCAGCCATAATGATGAGATTCCATCAATCCGCAAAGTCCCCACTTTTCCCGTGCCTTATGCAATTCCTCGTAACGTCTTATCCATTGATATGGAGCAGGTTCGTAAGGAATAACACCAATGTCCCATGTAAGCCCACCGGTATTACTCATGGTGTAAAGCTTTATTCCCCTTTCATGGGCAATTTCCGCTTCACTTATAAAGTATTTCCCAGGGCCCTCAAAGAACAGAGTATAATCAACACAAGTACTTGTTATACTTCCGGTTTTGATCTGCTCAAACATTTCGAAAGTAACAAGCAATGATACATCTGTAGGAATGTTTTTTAGCAGCTCAACCCTATGTTCTTTATCAACATAACCCCAATTATATGTCCAAAACACAATATCTGCTTCTGGATTATGCCGCCTTATAACCTTTTTTACCAGGTTAAGCCACTGTGGATAATCCTGACATGGCCACCATCCTGGACTTGGCTTTCCTGTGGGTAAACCGTCTACTGTATTCTCATAATAAAACTTCCCTGAGGTGTTGGGGTCTTTACTTGGGAATTCAACCGATTCACCTACAAGCACAATTCCCTTCAAACCTGGACACTTCTCAAAAACTCTTCCGTAAGTACTGTCATAATAGCTCTCTGCATCAGCTTCATCAGGGTGCTTAAGACTCTTTAGATAACTATATGCATAAACATCAATACCATATCCTTTAGCCCTGTATATCAGCTCATTAAAATCCAGATATCCGTGTGGAGTGGTATCCACATCCTTTGTAAACACAAGTATGGCATCCATACCTGCATGGGCTATAGCATTAAGATGGGCATCAGGAAACATATCCAACCCATAGCCGGAATGTACCATTCTGGGTGAAAATAGCGGTTTTCTGCACTTATCATCCTTTTTAACAATGGGTGCACATTTCAAGTTCATTAAATCTTCCAAATAGAAGGATGCTTGTGCAACTCCTCTTTCATCATATCCGCATAAAATAATTCTATCATCATCGCATATAATACGATAACTACGAAGTGTATCCAGGCATTCACCCAATTCTTTTGCCAAATCTTTTGTAATAAATACAATTTTTTTAGAACCACATTCAGATTCTTTCTTTATATTCTTTGATATATTCTTAGATATGCTTAGTCTTAAAGATAAACCCATTGAAGTGAAAAAATAATCCTGTAAATCTTTTGCTGCGTTTAATACTACTCTATCAGCTTTTTCCGGCACGATAATTTCCCAGCTTTCATTTACTTCAATCTCATCTTTTTTAGGAATAACATTGTAATCTCTTCTATTTGGTTTATGAACCTCGAGTAGACGCTTCCTAAAATCATAATTCTTTTCTATTGTTTTTTCTAACATTTACCTACCCCCCCCTTTTTTTTTATAATAATACTGCCCTCAAATAAGTTGATACAAGTTTATTTAATTTTATTTTTTAAATCCTCCAGGCAAAGATTAATCATTTTCTCACCTATTTCGTTTGACGATTCGATAGCGTCCTGGATAAACCATTCGTCACTTTCCCTTATATATTCTTTCACAACCGTTTCAGGGTAAAGTGCACTTAAGATCGAACATTCCCATTTTCCTGCATGGTCATATCCCGTTGCAGCCTGTACTTCCTTACTCATGCATGGTAAAACGGTAATCCAATTCCATGGATTGTCCTGTTCATCCAGCTTTTCATAAAATTCCTTATTTTCATTATTACCCCACCAGCCAATACCTCTTTTTTCTTCAAGGTATTCAAAGGTTAGTTTTTTAGCCGCTTTCATACAACTTAATGTCATTGGCAGCAGATTTTCCTGTTCATACTGATGGTGTATAAGAATATATATATTTCGCCATCCTCCATAGAGAAGAGATTTCAGGATGCAGTATATGTTCTGTTCAAATATATCGGTATCAACATTGACTGTACCCTTTTCAGGCCCGGCAACTGCATAACTGGCCGGTCCGTACCATACCGGAGGAGCAATTATTATGTCTTTTTCCTTTGCCAGCCTTTCAAGAATACCGTATGCTATTAACGTATCACATCCAAAAGAGCAATGCGGTCCATGGTACTCAATTGTTCCGACAGGAATTACAAGTGGCCATTTTTCTTTTTTTGCCCTTTCAATGTCTTTTGGAAATATATATTCCAATTTCATACCCTATTTTACTCCTCATACAATATTATTTACAGGGTTTTATTAAACAAATTTCCAGTTACTAACCCTGCAGTGCCTACTCTTAACTCACTGGAAATTATCTTCAAAGGCTTTCATAGTTAGTGAGTCAAAGTGTGTCAGGGTGAGATTGACTCAACCGTTACCTCAAAAATCAAAAATCCAGCTCAATAATCTCACCAATAGGGCTGCAAAGACTTTCACATCCGGTTTCAGTAACTACAATCCCTTTTTCCCATCTCAATCCAAAGGTACTTCCCGATACAAAGGTGTCTATCTGGAATGTCATGTTGGGTTTAAGCATATATTTCGAATTGGTTTCCATCCACGGTGCTTCAACTTCAATCATACCTGTTCCATGACACGGGCCATACACATAATTCTCTTTGTAGCCTTTAGAAACAAACAGGTCATAAAAGCCTTTCGCAATATCACATGCAGCTACCCCTGCTTTAATATTTCTCTCAGTCCACATGTGTGCTTCAAGCCCGAATTCTACCTTCCTTCTTTTTTCTTCAGTAAGTTTCCCTACACACACGGGTATACCAATACTCGGTGAATATCCATCTACTTTTGCAGAAAGATTTAACTGTACAAGGTCCCCTTTTTCAATCGTCTTGTACGATGGTCTTGAAATGGCATGTCTTGTTGATTTCTCACTGAAAATATACATGGGCAGGCCTTCATATTCCGCACCATTTTCATATATAACCTTTTGGGCAATACCCACCATTTGCAATTCTGTAACTCCAGGGCGAAGATTTTTAATAACTTCTTTTATAGCCAGCTCAGTTATACGAAATCCTTCCCTCATGCATGCAAGTTCATTTTCCGATTTTATACTCCTCAAAGCAAGCATAATATCGTCAGCTTTTACTATTTCTGCCTCCGGATAGTTTGTCTTTAGGCTCTCCATCATTACGGCATTGGTATCAAGAAAACTGCCTATCCCTATCCTTATTTTCTCACCTTTTACCCCAAGAGCTTTAAATATGTCTTTGTATGTGCTAGTTTGAAATTCAGGATAAGACGGGTTTGCAGATTCACGGTAATCTAGTGAAGTAAATATTTTCTCAATCCTGCTTACATCAGAAGCAAATATCTTGCTTTCGGGTCCTACAATCAACCCTGCCTCACCTTCCGGCGTAATGGCAACTCCCGCCCTTTCAAACAAAGGCCAGAAGCCGCTGAAGTACCTAACATTGGCATAATCTGCCTCATTGGAATTCACCAGAAATACATCAAGACCTTTTTCTCCTGCAAGCTTCGCAGCTTTTTTAACCCTTTCCTTATACTCCCAATCTGGTATCATTATTCTGTCCATATGTAAGTCCTCACTTTCTATTAATATTTTTTAGTAATTTTAAATAGTAATTTTAAAAAATATTTAACCTTATTATTTCCCTGGTTATTATTTCCCCTAGTTGTCAAACGCCAAAGCCGTATTAAGTTCCTTAAGTTTATAAGGTTAAGTTGTGTTAAATTTAATAGTGTTTTAAAAACTCAATCCCATTGTTGTATAAAAAGCCATTTTCTCCTGTCTCGTATCCAACCTGCCATATTGTACTACTATAGGAACGTCACTAGCTAGTTTTATTGCATATTGTACCTCACGAGGTACAACTACTCCTCCTAAGTGGTCCGGGTTATCCATCCTTACGCATTTCACTCTTTTAGGGGGTACTTTAATTTCTATGTTCCCAACCGGCTCTTTGTCAGTAAAATAAAGGGTCATAGTTAAATTTGCCACACATTCATTATCATTTAATATAATAATAGATTCATGGCCTTTCAATGGTTCATCACCTGGCGGGGGCAATTCTCCATCCGGAAAATACCATATTTTTTTGCCGTTATTAAATTCCATCCTCATCAACTCCATATAATTTTATATGAAATAATATTTCATATAAAATTAATTTGTCAGTAATTGCTGATGCAATCGTTTTTACTTAAGAATTAGTATTTAATTGCCAATGTATAATATTATATAGTGTTATTATATAGTATTGCTTGAAAAAAGCTTCATAGCAGACTTTTTAGGTATTAGCTTTTGTACCTTGAGACCATTAACTTGGGTGAGCTATGCTTCATATTAACCTCCACGCCGGGCGTTATCCGGCACAAAAAATAACTTAACCTTTCACTTCCATTTGTAATAACGATTTCTCATATTATGATTATACAATTACTGAAATAAAAAGTCAATAGCTCTTCGGCATTTTAAAAAGTGAAAAAATTTATTCCAGGAATATAATCGTTTCTTTTGAAGAAATTTCTACTTAATAAATTGAGGTTCAAGGATCACATGATCATAAATTACCAATTCTTTGTTATCTATTCTTTTCATTATTATTTCCAGAGCTATTTCACCGATTTTTTCCGCAGGCTGTATCATAGAAGGAATCTTGATATTCATTAGTCCGGTATTATCTGTTGCATCAAAACATACTACATATAAATCTTCATGAACTCTTAGACCTTTCTCTCTTATTGCTCTTATAGCACCATAAGCAATATTGTTGTTGGCTGCAAGTAATGCCTGAGGCATCTTGCTTAATTCTAGCATCTTTTTCATTATTTTGTAACCACTTTCAATTTTAAAATTTCCTATCCCAATAAAGTCATTATTTACTTTTAGACCACTGTCATTCATTGCTTTTTTCCAACCGTTTAACCTTTCAATGGCTGATGTTTCTTGAAGTTTACCAGTTATAATAGCAATATCTTTATAGCCTAATCCTATAAGGTATTTTGTCAGGTCATAACTGGCTTTTTCATTATCTATGGTTACAAAATTATAGTTTCTTTTGACTTGAGGAAGGTTATCTACAAAAACAGTAGGAATTCCACTATCGAGTATTTTTTCAAAATATTTATCATCATTACATACCGTTGCAACAATGATTCCATCAACCTGTTTTTGAGCAAGTATGTTTAAATACTCTTTTTCCATTTCCTCTTCATAATCACTGTTGCAAAGTATAACAAGATATCCGTTATTTTTTGCAACTGCCTCTGCTCCTTTAATTAAAAGAGCAAAAAACTCATTAGATATATCAGGTACTATTACACCTATAGTCATGCTACTTCTGTTTCTTAAGCTGCGCGCTATTTCATTAGGTTGATAATTAAATTCTTTAATAGCATTTAACACCTTTTTTCGAGTTTCATCACTTACTCTATCTTTTCCATTAAGAACCCTTGATACTGTTGATACCGATATATTTAAATGCTTTGCTATGTCTGCAAGTTTTACCCTCATGTCTACTCCTTTTGTAATAACGTTTTCTTTTTAATTTTAATATTATTATATACTCTATATTATATAAAGTCAATTCATTAATACTGGGTGCATTTCCTATATATGACCCATTACAATGACATAAACATTGTGAAAGGTCTTGTAGAGCCTGTTAATTCGATGAGGGAAATGAATCATATCTTCATTTTTTGTCTTCCGTCAAAATCTATATAATAATTATTCCTTATAATTAACTTAGATACAGGTACAAGTTCATATTCTTTGTTCTTTAAAGCAGATATAATCTCGGGAAGCAACTTGGATGTATGTGGAGTATCATTATGAAATAAAATAATGGAACCCGGCTGTACCTTTCTCAATACCCTGTTTTTTATTTCTTCCAGACTGATTCCAGGCTTCCAGTCAAGCGAATCCACATCCCATTGTATAGAATGGTATCCTAACCGCCGGGCAGTTTTAATTATATTATTGTTGTAATCCCCATAAGGCGCTCTGAACAATTCGACTTTCTTTCCTGTTATCTCCTCTAATTTTTGGCTGCATAAAAGCATCTCTTTCTCTATTCTCTCAGTGTCTAACATACCCATTCTCAGATGTGAGTAAGAATGGTTGGCTATGTCATGGCCTTTGTCGGCAATCATTTTGACAGACTGGATATTCTTTTCGGCCCACTGCCCTACAATAAAGAAAGTAGCTTTCACATTTTCCCTTTCGAGAGTATTCAGAATGTCAGGTATATCATTTGCTCCCCAGGCGCAGTCGAATGTTATCGAGGCCTTCTTCCCGCCACAATCAACGGAATATATCGGCAGCAGGCGTGTTGGAGAGTATACGCCTATAGCGTTCATGCTTACAGTACTCAGTGCTGAAACCACTGTAATGGCGGCGGCTATAACAAAAAAGTACTTAATTACCGTTTTGGCCTCAATTACAAATACTTTCATACTTACTCCCGGAAAAAGTAACTCAGTAATATAATATTCGCCATGTCGCCCGGATATGCATGTTTATAGAACGAGATTGAGATAGAGATTTAGATCTTGATTGAGATACAGTAACCGATTTATTACATTTTCATATAATCTTATTAGATAATGAAATTCATTAACGAAGCGCAATTTTGTTATTATACAACGGCCTTGCCATATATGAACTCTCCCACATAGCGGGGGTATTCAATGTTCGGAAAATCGCCGAACATTGAATAATACACCGGACTGAATCTCAGAAACAGTCCGGTGTTTTTTTATAAACAAATATACGGTTAAAATTGTTTAGATTAGATTGCCATTATGGTTTATATCTGTCACACGTCGATAGTACGTTGATTTTTGAAAGCACAGAATCGGGGCTGTTTTATCAAACCGCCCCGCGCAAAGGTTATACCTTTTTCTCCCAGTCAAAGCCCGACCGATTCACGCCAAGCAGCGCCTCACCGTGATTTTTGACAGAAGAGGGATGTAACTCGCCCACCACAAAGTGCGCTTGCATGGGGCGGTTCACCTGCTCCAGTTTGATCAAAAACCGATTCCAACCTCTCCGCAGAACGGTCGTTTTATAATTCGAGGTATCACCCACTGCACCACCGTTGCCCTGATTAGCCCGCAATGGGACTATCTCACGGGTTTGATGCAGCAACGTTCCGTTCATCCACACTTTCATCCTGCCATTATTCGGAACGCCCACCACAACCGGCTTCTCCTCCTCGCTCCACAGATGATGCAGTAGATAAATCACGCCGTTCTTGGTGAATCGTCCAGACAGTTCAAGATCATTGCCAGTGCGCCACTCATCACTCCAGCC
It encodes the following:
- a CDS encoding sugar ABC transporter permease, whose amino-acid sequence is MNNRVGISKNTLTRKFNIKNKKIKKMFNTYQLYLFILPSLTYFIVFHYAPMYGVQIAFKDFIATKGIWGSPWVGMKHLNRFLNSYYFWILIKNTAGIALYSLVAGFPIPIILALMINEVRNKYFKKLVQTVTYAPHFISTVVMVGMILAFLSPSTGIINQIIKSLGGEPISFMTKPELFKSIYVWSGIWQSSGWGSIIYLAALTTIDVQLHEAAIIDGASRLQRIWHINIPGIIPTIVILFILSAGGIMNVGFEKVFLMQNPLNMESSDVISTYVYRSGLLGAQFSFSAAVGLFNSVINFGLLILVNTIAKRIGETSLW
- a CDS encoding helix-turn-helix domain-containing protein, with translation MKINIRFSIFYKYFFSYLIILFIPLAIIGGLLYQDTVINLRKEIETSNLTKLNKVKDIMDLQIKQLDEITIKISNNLKLAKCMLTSNDYKSYEGIEELSNYITNNAFIDDIFLYYRGDNSIYSSKGKCTIDVLINRLYRFDKWGFKQFYSDINTIAKRTVRRVEKVNLNDREQVEILTFLYPITPTSKNPNATVIITIRKRVLESLINDILEESQGSVYILNTNNEILVSKDSNKFEEKLEIINYLNDNKQQGITEITVENTKYCLLSTRSELTGWTYFIVMPTAQFLYRVHYSKTVVLQILLLVLVLGIVVTLILSINNYKPIKKLRIDIERYSSKNLNKYIYNEIDFIKNIMKDTIDENHKLIAQIDKQLPYIKEQGITMLLRGEINNDIEAGNVLNYTKLKLYGPYFCVIVVEIEESNLDYLMQNGRGNFFEVIKDYQILYDSYATRLIGENALVFVFNISSEDNHKFERCNLAGTLQNFFKEQFNLIVTIGVGKACHDLLELNRSFTEALAALEYKFIRGSGQIIVIDDIVALKKNSYWYPIEDKTRLIHALKQGNIEQYIEIVNDIKENIEERNLSLAMLRSICYDIVNSIIKTINDMNIDEIQNYVWDIIEFTSVNELSQKLINLGTSICKYIESSKESRNNELRDSIINYVNTNYKNYMLNLEQVAAQFNISPFYLSRFFKEQTGYCFVDYIRNLRIEETKRLLVQSTKSIKEIVRDVGYIDVSSFMRLFKFSEGITPGEYRKLYSKKKLEA
- a CDS encoding creatininase family protein, translating into MKLEYIFPKDIERAKKEKWPLVIPVGTIEYHGPHCSFGCDTLIAYGILERLAKEKDIIIAPPVWYGPASYAVAGPEKGTVNVDTDIFEQNIYCILKSLLYGGWRNIYILIHHQYEQENLLPMTLSCMKAAKKLTFEYLEEKRGIGWWGNNENKEFYEKLDEQDNPWNWITVLPCMSKEVQAATGYDHAGKWECSILSALYPETVVKEYIRESDEWFIQDAIESSNEIGEKMINLCLEDLKNKIK
- a CDS encoding aminopeptidase P family protein, with amino-acid sequence MDRIMIPDWEYKERVKKAAKLAGEKGLDVFLVNSNEADYANVRYFSGFWPLFERAGVAITPEGEAGLIVGPESKIFASDVSRIEKIFTSLDYRESANPSYPEFQTSTYKDIFKALGVKGEKIRIGIGSFLDTNAVMMESLKTNYPEAEIVKADDIMLALRSIKSENELACMREGFRITELAIKEVIKNLRPGVTELQMVGIAQKVIYENGAEYEGLPMYIFSEKSTRHAISRPSYKTIEKGDLVQLNLSAKVDGYSPSIGIPVCVGKLTEEKRRKVEFGLEAHMWTERNIKAGVAACDIAKGFYDLFVSKGYKENYVYGPCHGTGMIEVEAPWMETNSKYMLKPNMTFQIDTFVSGSTFGLRWEKGIVVTETGCESLCSPIGEIIELDF
- a CDS encoding LacI family DNA-binding transcriptional regulator, whose protein sequence is MRVKLADIAKHLNISVSTVSRVLNGKDRVSDETRKKVLNAIKEFNYQPNEIARSLRNRSSMTIGVIVPDISNEFFALLIKGAEAVAKNNGYLVILCNSDYEEEMEKEYLNILAQKQVDGIIVATVCNDDKYFEKILDSGIPTVFVDNLPQVKRNYNFVTIDNEKASYDLTKYLIGLGYKDIAIITGKLQETSAIERLNGWKKAMNDSGLKVNNDFIGIGNFKIESGYKIMKKMLELSKMPQALLAANNNIAYGAIRAIREKGLRVHEDLYVVCFDATDNTGLMNIKIPSMIQPAEKIGEIALEIIMKRIDNKELVIYDHVILEPQFIK
- a CDS encoding polysaccharide deacetylase family protein, translating into MKVFVIEAKTVIKYFFVIAAAITVVSALSTVSMNAIGVYSPTRLLPIYSVDCGGKKASITFDCAWGANDIPDILNTLERENVKATFFIVGQWAEKNIQSVKMIADKGHDIANHSYSHLRMGMLDTERIEKEMLLCSQKLEEITGKKVELFRAPYGDYNNNIIKTARRLGYHSIQWDVDSLDWKPGISLEEIKNRVLRKVQPGSIILFHNDTPHTSKLLPEIISALKNKEYELVPVSKLIIRNNYYIDFDGRQKMKI